The Megalobrama amblycephala isolate DHTTF-2021 linkage group LG1, ASM1881202v1, whole genome shotgun sequence genome segment GTACAGAAGAGGAATACAGCTAAAGTAGTGTATCTATCTGCGCCGTCGCCCTTCCTTTAAACGTGTCGACCGTTTGGAGCGTGCGCTAAACACGACAGAAACCAATGCGCTCCAACAGAGAGGCATCGAGGCGGTGCGCGTGTCAGTGGGTGTCTGCAGCGGTGGTGGCCTTTGTCCTCCACCTGTCATACAGACAGATCTGTCAAAGCTACAGCGGACAGTGACGTCATTTGCAAAAGCACTTGGGCTAGCCCTCAGGGCTCTCACACGCAGGAAGTCGTGGACTCGTCCTCAGCCATTCCTCTGGGTTTTGCCAAGTGTGGAACACTTGCTTTATTAAGTTCAGAGGCAGATAATACAATGTTTTAAGACTCGGCATGCTAGAACTAGGCAGCAAATACTAGAGGTCATTTCAGCATTCTCAAACAACACTGAAATTCACTTAAATCAGTCAAAATCTTGTGCTTGGAACATTTTGAGGTTGTTAAGTGAAGGTCGGATACTAAGACGACAACAAAAGCTCCGCAATGCCCGGTTTGCTGGCATCGAGGGGCAGTGAATGGCACTAGAAGACACAGGACACTGTCAGTGGAGCGTGAAGACGTAATACTTGCTTTTCACGAGCCTCCCGGGACTTCAGCCAGGGGCGTAAGGCAGAATTCGACACCAGACAAAGAGTCCTCTACTGCTGCCATCTGAATGCATAGACGACAAATACAGGCATCATTCAGCGCAAAAGCTGAGATGAAGCAGCTAAAAGAGCAACCTTGAATGGAGCGAACTGCAGGCAGGGAGTCAGTATCTCTGGATTTGTGGCAAAAAACAGCTATACATTTCAGTGTAGGTTACATATCTGTTAGAAAAGAGTAAGGAGGGTGAGGTGCAGACTATTTACACAAAATACTTACTAAAACAGTAGTATTCAGGGCGGACATGGCACTATACAAAGTAGCTATACACAACCATTGAGGGAACGAGGTTCACATAGTAAGATCTATCCCTTTTGAGGAAAGTTGTTCGAATTATTGGTACCTTAATCATGTGGCACTTGAGAATACAGACACTTTTGTTAGCGGGTTCTGACCGAAAAGCCAGTATAGTTTGGTTGTGGACaaaccccccccccaaaaaagagagagatttaaatcaaagcaaataaattaacaagacaccgtttttttttttttttgttccctGATGGATAAAGAAGTTCTTCCAGACTCTAGCTAGGGCAGAGCGGAGGAGGATGTCTGCAGGCCAGCAAGGAAATGTGATTTCCAGCCACTGATGGAGAGCTACAAATAGTGGGTGTTCCTGAAGGCGAACAGTTAATTTCATCGCAACGCTAAAGTGGTCTACATTCGGCCCTGAGTTTATGCTGTAAGCATACTGTATCTATCAGCTCGCCTAGCATGGCTAACCACAGTATAAGTTCAGTTTATCAAGTGGTATGAATTGTGAGCGTTATCCATCAGCAGAGGAAAATCAGAGTGTAAACGTTTTGAAACATAACTTAAGAAGTTTATCGGTAAATATATTCAttgatctatatatatatatatatatatatatatatatatatatatatatatatatatatatatatatatatatatataaaaaaaattaattctaaAATTTTACAATTGATTAGACATCTACACATTAAAAACACCAATCAAAATGATGGGGGAAATATTAAGGCCAGGCAGGTATCGACAGAAAGGCTCAGAACATAGTTCCTGTTAAAAGGTTAAAACAGCATTTGCATCTCAACTTGCTATTTGGTCAGTAATAAAAGGCTCAAAAAGGTAACAGACTGAGGACAGTGCTAGAATCTCTTCCTGCtttcttcctcttttttttaaGGGAGGAACGCACAGCGTTTGGCACCTTCGGCGAGAGGGTGACGCTCAATGACACGTACAGCTTCTCTTGGCAGGACAAGTGTGAGTGTGATGCACTCTCTTCTCTAAGCTTACTCTTTAAGAGAACAACTACCCGCCGTCCCGTGCTCCTGACAGACCGCTAGGCCGCCTTCTTCCTCGCATAAAAGCACGTCAGAGCTATTCAGAAAGGTTACTGTGTGGAGTACAAACATCTGAGCAGAAGAGGGTTATTTTGGAGAGATCTGAAAGGAAATGGCTGGACCAGCATCACTGCAGCATGAGCTGTTTGAGGTTGTCGTGCAAGATGGTGTCCTTGACGTCACGGAAGACCAGGCGAATGTTCTCTGTGTTAATGGCAGTGGTGAAGTGGTGGTAGAGGGGCTTCTGCTGCTGGTCTCGCCGCTTGTTCCGGAAACAATCCACCAGGAACCTCTGCACGTCCTCCAGGCTGTGCGGCTCCCCTGTGTACTCGGGGAAGTAGTCCTTGATGGCCACCGTTTTGACCTTCTCCTCAAGCAAGTCTGTCTTGTTGAGGAAGAGGATGATGGAAACGTTGCTGAAGACGCGGTTGTTGACTATGGTCTCGAAGATGTTAAGTGACTCCATGAGACGGTTGGTCTGCCGGTCCTCCATCAGCACCTGGTCGAACTCGCTGGATGAGACAAGGAAGAGGATCGAGGTGACGCTGTCAAAGCACTCAAACCACCTGCGACGCTCCGACCGTTGGCCGCCCACGTCCACCATCTTGAAGGGCACATTCTTGATCTCAAAGTCGTACTCGTGAATGCCCTTGGTGGGCTTACGTGCCAGCAGGATGTCTTGCTGTGTTGGTAGATAATcctgtagagagagagagacacagaggGACCATCAACCATTTATCAGAGACGTGAAGGGACAAAACGGAAGATTCAAAGCAACATTTGATAGGACATCTACTTCGGAGTCAAGCTGGCATCAAATGATAAAAAGATTGCAACGTAAAGCTTATAATGAAGCTGGCGAGCTCCAAGCACATGCGCTTGAATCATGGTGGAGTGAGATTTGCATGCGGTGGTTGATATGATATGAAATCATATCATGCGGCAGCAGTTTGCATACCACACATCCGGTAGATGCCACTTGAAgtctggaatacactacacaacTGCGTAAAGTCTGAACAAATTTTAAAACACTAGATGTCATACAATTTTCATTTACACATTGTAAATGGTTAGAGAAAACCTGGACATTTTCTGTGCTTTTCTGTAAAATCTTTCAACTCTGACTGACCAAAATTTACAGACTAACTCTGACTTTGGGCAACTATTGTAGACTCCAGACTGCTAATTGGGGCAAAAATCTGGGCAAAATTTGTGTAGTCTATTCCAGTCTTAAATTAAACTACTagagaaattaataatattcaattaaaaaggcattaaaggattagttcactttaaactgaaaattagcccaagttacactcaccctcaagccatcctagctcaagccatatgactttcttctttctgatgaacacaatcggagaactattaataaatatcctgacgcatccgagctttataatggcagtaagagttaccaaacgagtatgagctgaagaaagtctctccatccacatccatccatcataaatatactccacatggctccgggggggttaataaaggccttctgaagcgaaaacGAAAAGTTGAATTCGTACggcagtctggtggaagctagatattttacttcacaacttgttaaatatggatttttttttacacaaatgcatcacttcacttcagaaggcctttattaaccccccggagccgtgtggagcacatatttatgatggatggatgtggatggagacactttcttcagctcatactcaatGATCCTCGCTGACTGCCATTAtgaagctcggatgcatcaggatatttattaatgtaactctgattgtgttcatcagaaagaaagagtcatatacacctaggatggcttgagggtgagtaaagcttggggtgattttcatttgaaagtgaactaatcctttaactaaatTTGATATTTTCCCTAATGATATTGCAAACAAGCCTTCTCTTAACAATTCTGTAGCAACTGTCAACtcttaaccctttgagcggtacggtcccacatatgggatttcgaatGTTCAGCGACATctcataactgccagattcaaactgtgttttcgcgctctggctgcgagacggacgcgcgcagctcttgtcatatatcacaactatgcagtgttttcagccacataacatttcttttaaggtttcaacACGCATAAGCactattaaaacaatatatttagagtttataaaatacacactgatgtcagacatcagtggaaggagcaataacaatccattcaaatacaatttgccgacatttattcatatcagacacacataagtAACtacaaagtttactctattattcttccagttcaccagccacttacttgcatatatttcgggagaaactgatgaattcacctgctgtaaatccgactgacaggactctgtgaactgcatcgcaaactaagatggcggcgcccatctcgcgttatagatcaagataaagatcatttataaaggcttttaaacgaaaaaacacactcacatatttgaggatcggaatatcatatagttgatgacatggtaagcaagtttgtgaatattttaaataaacaaggaaaaacaaaataatagtgatccatctgtcatacagtgttattgtggctgcgttcagcgctcgtgacacgcatgacgcgtcgctatggaaacattaaaggcaaacgttctaaaaaaacggtcgccttaaaaaaaactcactctgggggggggcagttagaatattttaaactcacgctcgaaagggttaaatgtcttttttagtgaaattaaaaaagaattAATTTAATTAGACAGAAATTAAAGAATTTAAGAGGTAGAAATAGTTTTGAGCCTAATATAGGAAACTATTGCCATTTATTTTCCttgaataacatttttaaaaaagtgtttaCAGAAATACAGATACAGTGTAGTTTTGTccaaaacaaaaactacaattGGATTTTCCCCCATTTAAACCTAGAAATTAAGATTaagaagtttaaataaaaagttatgacataaaatgagaagaaatatctaatttagaaatatttaatatttagatttCTAGGTAACTATTTAAATTTGTGACCCTGGTTGTAATGAGAACTTTATCATCAGGAGAGTGACATAACGAATAGTATGACAAAATTGTAGAGACATTCATGAAATGAAGCAATGTGATGTCAGACTTCACTGTATGATCGCATCATAGTTTTTCCtacaaggaagaaaaaaaaaaaaaagccttaaaACTGACAATAAATCAGTAGTAGGTAAAACTCAAACTGCGGGGACAAAAGGGGGGGGGGAGAAGTTACCAACTATTACGGCCAGCTCATGGCTCATTCTCCACATTGTTGGCATACCAGAGTTGGGGGTTGGTGGGGAACAACATTAGCAAAAGTTGAATCTGGATCGAAGCACTGGCCAATACAGAGTGTGAGGGCAAATGCACACAAAATGCATTAGATGAAACTCTACACTAAAGCAAACGCAAAACATATCAAGTCAATAAGAGCGCTCAGTGCTAGCACATAAAACCTGaggtacatttctgaaattccAGACAGGATAACATCAAAGACACCTGCCTTGAATGGATATGGCATCCATCATGGCGGTACTCATGTCTGGATGCTGCGCCCAAGGAAAAGTTACATCTTTTGTGTTATTTTCAGATAAGTAATTTACCCTGGACAATTCTTGAGTAACTATTGCTTAAGTTTTTAATTACCACAGAAAAATATTTCAACTCATccaacatttttgtgttgacAGAGACAAACTTACAATTTCATTAGCTTACAGTTTCATTGACTTGCACTGTGAGGATCTGCAAACACAGTTTTGGTTTGCTTTTACAAACTGAAGTATGAGTCAAAATTATTATCTGTAATCATCCGCATGCTGCAGATGCTGTCAACAGAGCTTAAGTTATATCTAATAATGCTTTAAGATGTGAAATAAGGATTTCTACTTCTAATGAAGATTAATTGCTTTTCCCATTGAGAGATTAAGATTCAAATGTTCAACCAAACATACACAATCTCTCCCCGACACATACTCTGCATGCCTGCATTTTGTCACATGCCCGAGGTAACCTTTCTTCCTCATCTCGACCTAAATATTTATGAGTCTGGGCCGCTGAGGTCTGTCTCTCCCCAAACATTTGACTCCCACACCTCATCCACCCAAGAAAGATGAATGTAAACTGAAACAAACACATACTTTCCAACAGAGTCAAGCGGCCATTTCCCTCTCTGAGCACACTCGGAAGCGTGCAGTATTTCCTCTTCCTGTTTGTCGATGGTGTGATTGCAGAAGTGGGTCCACATTGCCATGACGTGGCCGAGTGAAGAGTAGCCAGTCTGAGGCGTGCCGCCTGGACCAGAGCACATTCAACTCTGCTTCCTTTTTCCCAGAACAGAAATTTAGAGTGACAGACACGAGAATCGAGATCGAACGACAGCATGACGTCAAGGAGCGTAATATAGAAAGTAAGATATGTGGGGAAACAAGCAAATGGTCCTTTCAGTCTCTCTTCCTAACGTGGCATTAGTGCTTTGAACAATATGAACCGGTGTGACCGTTTTCACAAGCTGTGGATTTAAATCAGGTTATCTGATCCTTCGTTCTAGAACAGAGTTGTCTGGAGTCAAAGTTGAGATACTAatcaccacatttactgcagtcAGCAGCGTCTAGAAAGAGCACAAAACCGCAAACATCCGTTCAGTACTGAGAGAAAGAACACGAGCGGCAGGCGGCAAGTCACATGACGCAAAAGGAACTGAACTGGGCCTCATGCGTCAGCCAGACACTGATGCTGTGACAGCTGCATAGATAGTCTCAAAAGATCtgctaaaaaataatttgtcaaCACACTCCACATATAAAATGCAGAGGAAGCGGGATCAAAATAACTAGAGTTCTCAAAAATTTCTagtactaaataaaattaatgttttttttaattcacccaaaaatgatcattCTGTCAAATTACTCATCCGTGTTGTTcaacatccgtaagacctttgttcatctttggaacacaaattaagatatttttaatgaaatctgagaggtttctgtcccttcATAGACAGCTAAGTAACTGATacttttaaggtccagaaaggtaggaaagacatcattaaaagtaattcatgtgactccagtggtttaacctcaattttatgaagcgaatCAAGGGCTTGGTTtgcgcaaaaaaataaaaaaataaaaaaataattgtaccaatttatttacaaaataatattatccaaagcTTGTTCACGCAACAATGTCAGCTCTCACGTGAACACAAAATGCGCCGTAATGCTCTCGTGAACGTGTTGCAGATTAAAGTGGTAAGTTATATAttgcgcaaacaaagcacttgtGTCGATTCATAaaactgaggttaaaccactggagtcacatggagtactttaatgacgCCTTTTctacctttctggactttgaaagtggtagttgcgttggatctctatggaaaGACAGAAAGCTTTaatcaaaaagatttttatttgtgtaccaaagatgaatgaaggtcatacgggtttggaacgacacaagggtgagtaattaatgacagaattttcatttgtgggtgaactaaccctttaaaaaatatatacagcgTTGGCAATACTGACTCAATTCAGTACCCGAGTGCTGTCATCATGGTTTGAATATGGAACAAGACTAGTGCAGGCCTATTAGAAAATTAGTGTAAAGActgctttttttccccatcaTACTGAGTCAGTCAGCAAGTCTTGATGGCTGGTTTATAAACTATAAATTCATAAGAAAACAGTATTCCGTGAGCACATGGATCATCTGAGTAAGAAAACCCTCACGTCGTATGGTCATCCTTAATCATGCAGCCTCATGACACAGTGTCCTCTCGATTGATTCTTTCAAGTATCTTACACAAAAACTAAAGACTGCTGATTTCTATGGTAAAATGTTGTGCGAAAAAGTTGCTATAGGAAGTATTATGAGAAAAGGTTGACACGTGACTTTTGATGTCAGCAGAGCTAGTTTCACTTCTCTCGGTCTGTACTGGCTGGTGAGCAGGGAAACCCTGTAAAGGCCCACAgcattaaagaaaaagaaaaaaaacagatggGCATTCATCTGTCTGACATTATCCTCAGCATTTGCTATTCAGTATTTCCTTCATGCTCGGCTGTATAAAGTGATTTATTTCAGACAAGATTGTTCATCCAAGTCTGCTTTGATTGTAGCAATATAAAAGAGCTCCCTTAGCAAATTTAGCCATTTCTGTACTGCACTTAATCATTCAATATGAAATGGACCAGTCTCTTGAATGCAAGTATAGACTGAGATATGTATTTAATATGCAATTTAATATGCACTGGACAAAGTCCTTCCATAAGTGCTTTCAATAGATTGTTGatccaaaaatttaatttctttctttattggatgtaacataaaataagatattttgagaaatattttatCAAAACATCTGCAGAAGACAGTAGGTTACTGGTTTgcaatgacatgaaggtgagtaaatgatgacaacgttcatttttaggtgaatcTCTTTAAGTCACAAGTAAAAGGACAAGTTTCCTAAATTTCTATTCTGAAACTACTGTCAATATAATCACTTCCCAGGCTTATTTCCTCAGAAATTAAATGCTGCAATTTACAAAGATCAAAGCAtattagggcttttcacactttaaacagttaaccctgggtcactTTAAACTCTGGGTAAATGGAATCATGGGTTATCTTCCTTCAACATTTCACATTGCTTAAAATTTACCcagggttaacaattaatcccgTGTATTCATTAGGGATGTTAACGATTAATCAACGATCGATTAATTGTcgataatacatttaaatcaaTAAAACTTATCGAACGCCgttatatttgattattaaataagtattttaattaattttacaatcCTACTAGCCCTTTATTTAGACTAAAACCCTTCTCTTTCATTTGGTGAGGAACATGGCATTTTGAGCAGCATTTGCACACCCTGTCATGCTGTTGGCTATATGCCACTGCAGTAGACACATATTGCAGTATTAAGGCTAAGGATTAATCGGTTGTTAATTTAAACGACGATCGATCAAGGGAATGTGTGTACATTGACATCCCTGTGTTAATGCCCTTATTTGCATATCTGTGGTGTCAATGTCACTAACTGGACGTATGCCACAAaatagtgatcgaccgatattgattttttataaccgataccgattatttgcatgtttatgtacccgataaccgatatgcagaaccgatatttatttactgttatacttctgtttttgacaattattacaacacaaatgagctgaacaaaccattttatttataacaatcactccctccttgcatacaaaaaaaaaaatttcatgcaGTGGCCATGCTTGAGGCTTCCTGATCAACAACCCATTCAGGTGCtgagcaatatgaacgaacttttttttctgagactatataaagttaaacagcacttgcaagttggcattttatgatctaaatttaatctaacgttaaatcatgaaatgccaactgacaaagtgctgtttgactataacttaatcaaccgcgatcacgcatggagataataaataataaatttccataaagcggtaggctatatttatatgtgtattagcgaaataattgttatgtagtaaatgataatataatctagggtgtttaaacaagataatcttgtcaaaagtttcattcagtggccgtgcttaagcctcctgatcatccgtcagttgctaagcaatatgaacgaactttttcttctagactaatggtgagcaaatacaacagatagagaattaaattcagcgcttttattttcaacatgcactcattcatgtctgttttatttaattcatgtaaagttacgtctttattggggcaggacatgacgaattacactacgtgactcaatgagtttgtctcaattgtttagaaacaagctgcataaattaactatatcaggaatttatgtctcagatctcatttgtgcatgtctgttatgttaaataaagttgactaattaaagcaaaccaagtagaacatatactttacctgtgcactgagttgttgttgactgatctcctcagacgcccgggctgcaatggcggaaatctcaaaacggccacaagatggcgccgtaaatcggcgaatccgatattacaaaaccgatacccgattatggaaaaatgcttaaatatcgggaaaaatatcggtaaaccgatacatcggtcgatcactaccACAAAAGCGTAATAAGTAATAAGCGTAACAAGCGGAACAAGTAATTTCATTACTCTGggtaaaaagtttattttgtatatatacaaaataaaagtttgagtttgcctaatatatgtgggtgtactgtgtgtaattattatgtatatgtaaatacaaacacattcatgtatatatttgagaaatatttacaagtgtatttatttatatttttatataatttatattatatataaataaaaatattttgtacataaataacatatttctcttaaatatatacattaatttgtgtgtatttatatatacataataattacacacagtacacccacatatattatgcaaactcaaacttttattttgtatacgattaatcgtttgacagccctagtaaaAAGTGGTGCTAACCCcacttctaaattacaagtgtgaagtAGTCCTTTACCTGGGGTTAAAAGCAGTGTTTAGAATGATAATCTAACCTTAACGATAACGATAACCAAACCTTAAgctcagtgtgaaaagcccttttgTTTAGACGCACACTCAGCTCCattaacaatttttactgtgtttAAAGCCATTCGACAAAACTCGCTCTAAAATGAGTGCAATAAAAGACTGCACCTGTTTTTCttctaatatttacatttttggttgCTTAATGCAAGGAACTTTTCATGTGTTGGCACAGAgttttagaaaaataattttgtttctaaatggacaaattaaaatgtaattatagcTGTGAGTGTTCTTACTTTGTCTTAAATATTCTTTGTAAGCATGAGTATTTTAGTGTCTTTTTCCCCTCACTTTCTGTCATTTCAGGGCACCAATGCCTCTGCTCTGGAGAAAGACATTGGTCCAGAGCAGTTACCCATTAACGAACACTACTTTGGATTGGTCAACGCAAGTATAACACAGCACCAGACTAACCCTAACACACACACTTGGCTTCACACTCTACATTttccatgtctcctttgtctgacacacccatttctggtcttggagtctctgctaatgagctgatgacctATTTAAGGTGTGCTTGAtcaaggagacatgcaaaatgtgcagtgatggggggcctccaggaatgtggttggaaACCACGGACCTAAAGCACAgtaaattactttaaaatataactaatcatttttaaaaatatatataaataaaagataaaatataACTAATcaatttaaacaacaacaaaaacatgcgACATCAGCACAGACAGAATGATGACATGCTTACCGGTGTTCCAAGTTTGTCCAAGTTATCCAAGAAATATTTCACCGATTCACCCTGAGAATGACAAAGAGCAGAGAAAATCAGTCAGGTTATCAAGGCATTgtaaactgacaatgaaaacaaTTGAGCACATACGAGACATACAGTCATTACCAGTTCCACAAGGGTAATTGAGGTTCCTTTCTTCTTAATTAGACTTATCACAATGAACTCATGTGCTCATGACAAAAAGGttattatagtaaaatgtaaatcaatcaatcagcaAAAGTGTAAAATGTGCAGAGATAAGCACTTGAAGAAATGAGGGCCTCATTAAACATGTGAACAGACGGATGTGACTCATGAAAACCCTCTGACAGGATGTCAGTAATAAAAGACATATTAATTTGAAAATGTTACTGGAATCTTTTATTTACTCCTGCGGGGGAATTCTGTATAGGCTTGCTGCGGTAGTCGGCGTTATACAGCGTTCAGCCGTACA includes the following:
- the gna13b gene encoding guanine nucleotide-binding protein subunit alpha-13b, giving the protein MADFLPSRSFLSVCFPNCLLNSSEAEQLRKSKEIDRGLMKDKPYVKRLVKILLLGAGESGKSTFLKQMRIIHGQDFDQRAKEEFKTTIYSNVMKGVRVLVDAREKLHIPWGDPSNQAHGDTMMAFDTRSAMGSQGMVETKVFLQYLPSIRALWADSGIQNAYDRRREFQLGESVKYFLDNLDKLGTPDYLPTQQDILLARKPTKGIHEYDFEIKNVPFKMVDVGGQRSERRRWFECFDSVTSILFLVSSSEFDQVLMEDRQTNRLMESLNIFETIVNNRVFSNVSIILFLNKTDLLEEKVKTVAIKDYFPEYTGEPHSLEDVQRFLVDCFRNKRRDQQQKPLYHHFTTAINTENIRLVFRDVKDTILHDNLKQLMLQ